One Trichocoleus desertorum ATA4-8-CV12 genomic window, TCCGATCAATCCTTTAGATGTGCTGGATTTAGTGCTCCTGCATCGCAAAGATGGAGCCTTAATTTTAGATACTTGGACTCTCTAAGGGATGAACTACAAGCAATGAACGATTCCCATACCATCCGAGCCGCAGCCGTACAGATTAGCCCGGTTTTGTTTAGTCGGGATGGCACGACAGAGAAGGTGTTGCAGGCGATCGCTAAAGCGGCTAAGGAGGGTGCCCAACTAGTCGTTTTTCCTGAGACTTTGATCCCTTATTATCCCTACTTCTCCTTTGTGCAACCGCCCGTTCTCATGGGTCAGGAACATATGCGGCTGTATGAAGAAGCGGTGAGTGTACCTGGGCCAGTGGTTGATGCGGTGAGCAGAGCGGCTCGTTCTTATGCAATGGTGGTGGTGCTAGGAGTCAATGAGCGAGATCATGGCTCTCTCTACAACACGCAGCTAATTTTTGATGCCGATGGCACCCTATTGTTGAAGCGGCGCAAGATTACACCCACCTATCATGAGCGGATGGTGTGGGGACAAGGAGATGGTTCTGGTTTGAGGGTTGTGGAGACAGCAGTAGGAAAACTGGGTGCCTTAGCTTGTTGGGAGCACTACAATCCTTTGGCTCGATTCGCCCTCATGGCTCAGCATGAACAAATTCACTGTGCCCAATTCCCCGGTTCCTTAGTTGGGCAGATTTTTGCGGACCAGATTGAAGTCACCATTCGCCATCATGCCTTGGAATCTGGCTGTTTCGTGGTCAATGCCACAGGTTGGCTCTCTCCAGAACAGGTCAGTCAAATCACCGCTGATGAGAAGCTACAACGGGTGCTCAGTGGTGGCTGTAATACCGCAATTATTGGACCCGAAGGAAATCATCTTTGTCCACCGATTACAAAAGGGGAGGGCATGGCGATCGCGGATCTAAATTTCTCCTTAATTACCAAACGGAAACGCATGATGGATTGTGTCGGTCACTATTCCCGCCCAGAGTTACTGCAATTGCAAGTCAATTTGGAGGCCCAGACAGTGATGGCAGAATCTCCCGACAGCAGTTTTCCAGCGACCGAAGCACCGCTTGACTCTTCCCTACAACCTACTCCCTAACTGCGACACTGCATGAAAATAAAACCACCCCTACCACCCTTTACCCTGGAAACAGCAAAAGCCAAAGTTCAAGCCGCAGAAGATGCTTGGAACACTCGCGATCCCCAAAAGGTGGCCTTGGCCTACACAGAAGATTCCCAGTGGCGCAATCGAGCTGAATTCTTCAGCGGACGGGAAGCGATCGCGGCTTTTCTGGAGCGCAAGTGGGCGAAGGAGTTAGATTACCGTCTCAAAAAGGAGCTTTGGAGCTTTACAGATCATCGGCTCTCGGTGCGATTTGAGTATGAATGGCATAACGATTCTGGCTACTGGTATCGGGCTTACGGCAATGAACAGTGGGAGTTTGCCGAGAATGGGTTGATGCAAAGACGAGAGGCCAGTATTAACGATGTGCCGATTCAAGAGTCTGAGAGAAAGTTTCGGTGGGAGCGCAAACCCAGTCTATGAACAAGCAACAGTTGATTGTAGAACTGCAAACACATGGACTGAAGCTGGTACAGCAAGAAATTGGAGCCGCAGGACGTAAAGGTGGGGCTGGTCCTTCTGATCACAAAGCTGTGACGGTAGACGGTACAACGGTGATGGTGCCTACCTACAACAGCCCTGCGGCTCAGTCACCTTATACCGTTGAGGTTGATCTTGAGGTTGATCCAACCACGCAGCAGATATATCTGCAAGTAGATCAAGACGCGAGGGATGCTTCACAGCAGGGTGGCGCGATCGCCCCAGTTCAGTTTCCCCAGCCCCCCCAGTTCTACAACCTCACGACGGCTGACGGCATTCCTTACAGTCAAATTGCCTTGTTGCACAGCCGCGATGTCTTGGCGACCACGGTGCTGCAAACCTGTATGCGCTATGGCAATACAGACACCTCTTGTCAGTTTTGTGCGATTGGGCAATCGCTGGCAACAGGGAGAACGATTGCTCGGAAAACTCCTGCTCAACTGGCTGAAGTGGCCGAAGCAGCGGTGCGGCTAGATGGGGTGAAGCAAATGGTGATGACGACAGGAACCCCCAACAGTAGCGATCGCGGTGCGGCTTATTTGACAGAATGTGCCAGAGCCATCAAAGCCAGGGTGAATATCCCGATTCAGGCACAGTGCGAACCTCCAGATGATTTTGTCTGGTTCGATCGCATGCAAGCGGCAGGGATTGACAGCTTAGGCATGCATTTGGAGGCAGCTGACCCAGAGGTTCGGGCAAGGATTATGCCAGGGAAAGCTACGGTTTCCGTGGAGTATTACTTTGAGGCTTTTGCTGCCGCTGTTAAAGTGTTTGGGTGGGGCCAAGTGAATACCTACTTACTCGCAGGGTTGGGAGATAGCTTAGAGACCTTGTTGGTAGTTTGCGATCGCCTGATTCAAATGGGTGTTTATCCCTTTGTGGTGCCCTTTGTTCCCATCACGGGTACTCCCCTCGCTCATTATCCTGCTCCTAAGAGCGAATTTATGTTCCCTCTTTATGAACGAGTTGGTGCCATGTTGAAGCAGGCAGGGATGTCATCGGCGGATATCAAAGCAGGTTGTGCGAAGTGTGGCGCTTGCTCGGCTCTTTCTACCTTTGAAAAGTAGTGCTTTATCATAGTTGATTTTCTGATTGGGCTTCGCCCAATCAGAAAATCAACGTAACAGAATAGTAGTTCTCGAAAATCTAGTCCATGAAGACTTACGAATTCAAACTCGCAACAGATGCTCAAGACATTGCAGCTTACTTTGCGTTGCGTCGTGCCATTTTTGTGGAAGAACAGCAACTCTTTTCTGGAGATGACGTAGATGAAATTGATCAATTTGCCTATCCTATCGTAGCGATCGCCACCGCTACCCAGCAGGTCCTTGGAGTGGTGCGAATCTACGAAGCCAAACCAGGCATTTGGTATGGGGGTAGGCTAGGCACTCACCCGGACTATCGTAAGGGTTGGCAAATCGGTAAAGGATTGATCTACAAAGCTGTCACAACTGCGAATACTTGGGGCTGTCAACAGTTTCTCGCTACGGTGCAGTTGCAAAATGTACGCTTCTTCCAACGGCTACACTGGCAATCCTTAGAAGAGATGGCGATCCTTACTCATCCGCATCACTTGATGGAAGCAGATCTCAGTTTCTATCCTCCTAACACCGAGATGCGTCCCATTCTATCTTTGCAAGCCAGAGAGGCTTCTTGATGCTACTTTCCCTCGCTGCCCAATTGCGCCAATCTCTCAGTCTTTTGCAGAAGCAGGATATCCAAACAGCATCACAAGCTTTAAGCATGGGGCCACAATGGACGTCTGCCAACGTACTGCTGGGAGATGATTGTGCGGCCATTCCAGATAGAGAAGGATATCTCTTGTTAGCCGCAGAGGGCATGTTACCGCTGCTCGTAGAAACAGAACCTTGGTTTGCAGGGTGGTCGGCGGTGATGGTGAACATCAGTGATATTGCTGCGATGGGCGGGCGAGCGATCGCGGTGGTTGATACTCTGTGGAGTCAGTCTACCAGCAGTACTGAAGCGATTTGGCAAGGGATGCAAGCGGCGGCTCAAGCGTACAATGTGCCAATTGTGGGTGGACATACCAATTGCCATAGTCCCTACAACGCTCTCTCAGTCGCAATCTTAGGGCGATCGCAGCGTTTGATTAGTAGCTTTAAGGCTCAACCTGGAGATCTGATCCTAGTGGCTACCGACTTTCGGGGTAAATCCCATGCTAAATATCCCTTTTGGGACGCGGCCACGACTGCTGATCCGGTGCAGTTGCGAGAAAATCTAGCTATCTTGCCTCATATCGCTGAAACAGGATTATGTAATGGGGGCAAAGACATCAGCAATGGTGGCATCATTGGTACGCTGCTGATGCTGCTGGAAACCTCTGGCTGTGGAGCTGTCCTGAATTTAGACCAAGTTCCCTGCCCACCGAGCTTAACGCTGGAGCGCTGGCTGGTCAGTTTTCCCAGTTATGGTTTTCTCCTCAGCGTGCGGCCTCACAATGCCTCAGCAGTTCAGGCTTGCTTTCGGCAACAAGGTTTAGTTTGTGAGGTGGTAGGAGAAGTGCAACCTACGCAGCACCTGGTTTTACACTCAAGCCAGGAATCTACTGTCTTTTGGGATTTGTCTCAAGCACCGCTGACAGGCTTCTCCCCAGCAGGTGTAACGAGATGAGCCATACTGCACCTGTTAGCGATCAGGCTGATCGAGACTTCTCCCAGGCTTCTCTCCCAGCCAACTTAAAAATTGCTCTACTCACCTACTCGACTAAGCCCAGAGGCAGCGTCATTCATACGCTGGAGTTAGCCAGCGCGCTACATCATCTAGGCAATGAGGTCTGTGTTTATGCTTTAGATAAAGATGGCACAGGATTTGACTATCCTTTGAATTGCAATTACCAGCTTGTTCCTGCCCGATCTGCTCCGGCGGGCATCGATGCGCTCATTCAGTAGCGGATTCAGGAATTTGTGGACTATTTAAGCCAGTCTGAAGCAATTTATGACTGCTATCATGCCCAAGATTGCATTAGCGCCAATGCCTTAGCCAAGCTAGTACAGCAGCAACAAATTCCCCATTTTATTCGCACTGTGCATCATATTGAAGCCTATAGTAGTCCTTATTTGCGGCAGTGCCAGGATCGTTCGATTCGAGCCGCGAACCTGTGCTTCTGTGTCAGTAACGATTGGCAGGCTGCACTGCAAGAGCAATATCAGATTCAAGCTCTACGAGTTGTAAACGGGGTGAATCTGGAGAGATTTACGTCTATCCCTGATGGCTCAGAAGCAGGCATGAAAGAACGATGGAGCTTGCATGGTTCTCCTCTTTATCTCACGGTCGGGGGAATTGAACCTCGCAAAAACTCGATTCGACTGCTGCAAGCCTTTGCCCAAGTGCGATCGCATTATCCCAACGCTCAATTAGCGATCGCCGGAGGTGCCACCTTATTTGATTACCAATCCTACCGAGACGAATTTTTTGCGATCGCGGCTGAACTGGGAATCGAAATTGGTCGATCTTTGGTGTTACCAGGAGTGATTGCCGATGCGGACCTCCCATCTCTGTATCGGACTGCCGATGCCTTTGTCTTTCCTTCGCTCAAAGAGGGGTGGGGCTTGGTGTTGCTAGAAGCGATCGCCTCTGGTCTTCCAGTCATCACCTCTAACCAAACTCCCTTCACTGAATTTCTCTCTGAGGCGCAAGCGCTCCTCGTAGATCCCGAATCACCTACCGCGATCGCAGAGGCCATGCTGGCTGTGGTTCAGCCCAGCTTATCTCACTCTTTGGTGCAGCAAAGCAAAGCAGTTCTATCTCGTTACACTTGGGCCACTTCTGCCCAGATGCACCTCCATCATTACCAACAACTTCTAGCTTCCTATGCCTGAAATTCGCTTTCAAATCCAATGGCCCGATGGTTCTCAGGACACTTGCTATTCTCCTTCTCTCATCGTCAAAGACTACTTCATCCCTAACCAGGACTATGAATTGAGTGACTTTGTAGCGCGATCGCGTACAGCCCTAAAAATTGCGAGCGATCGGGTGCAGATAAAGTATGGGAGACCCTGCGGTTTAGCGTTAGGACAACTGCAAGAAATTGAAGCCAAGTCTGTTTACTATAGCGACCTACCACAGCCAAGAGTGCGGTTCATACAATTCATCGAATAATTGTTGGAGCCTGGATAAGCCGTTCAGGTGTTTAGATTTGATGAAGCCAGATAAACTAATCTCTCTAGCTCAGCACTTTGGTTAAGGGCTAGAATTTTTACGTGCTGCTTGCTGTATATCTGAGTTCACGGGGCAAACCCTAATTTTCTCCCGCAGCAAGCTGTTGTAATTTTCAATCCTTTTTGATCTTCATAGAGATCAATGACTACAAATTCTAAGTAATGTCCCTAAGACTCTCTATCAAAGCCGTAAAGCATTAATAAAACCGAGTTCTGCTAATCAGCCATTTCGCGCTATTAGGTTCTGAGGAAGCGCCGTTATAATGCAAAAAATCGGTAAAGATTTGTATAGCAATTTAATATATATTTTGACAAAAAGAATAGTAACTGTAGCTCCCTAAAGCGGGCCGTAGTTACTAAGTTTTGCTGAGTCGTCAAATTTTTCTCTTACGCCCCAAGGTCAAACCCAGTGACTCAATCTCCATCCCCAAAACGCCGTTACTTACCAGTATGGCTGGTTCTTTGTGCTGGAACTTTACTATCGGTTGTGGCGAGTGCTACCGTCCGGCATTGGGAGCAAGAACGATTAAAGATTGAAGTCCGTAACCAGGTCACTTTACTATCTAGAGCCCTACAACAAAACATCGACACTAACTTAGAAATTCTCCAAGCAACTGGGAAGCTGTATCAAGCCTCCGATCAAGTTAGTCGGCGCGACTTCGAGCTGTTTTTGACAGACTTCATCCAGAATCATCCTAGTATTTATGGATTTAACTGGGCTCCCAGAGTGACCAGCGAAAATCGCGTCCAATTTGAGCAGGAAGTGCAAGCCACAGGTCTATCTAGTTTTGAGATAAAAGAGTCAGACTCCCAAAACCAGATAGTGAGAGCTAGCGATCGCCTAGAGTATTTTCCTGTTACCTACGCAGAACCGTTCCA contains:
- a CDS encoding GNAT family N-acetyltransferase → MKTYEFKLATDAQDIAAYFALRRAIFVEEQQLFSGDDVDEIDQFAYPIVAIATATQQVLGVVRIYEAKPGIWYGGRLGTHPDYRKGWQIGKGLIYKAVTTANTWGCQQFLATVQLQNVRFFQRLHWQSLEEMAILTHPHHLMEADLSFYPPNTEMRPILSLQAREAS
- a CDS encoding MSMEG_0568 family radical SAM protein, with the translated sequence MNKQQLIVELQTHGLKLVQQEIGAAGRKGGAGPSDHKAVTVDGTTVMVPTYNSPAAQSPYTVEVDLEVDPTTQQIYLQVDQDARDASQQGGAIAPVQFPQPPQFYNLTTADGIPYSQIALLHSRDVLATTVLQTCMRYGNTDTSCQFCAIGQSLATGRTIARKTPAQLAEVAEAAVRLDGVKQMVMTTGTPNSSDRGAAYLTECARAIKARVNIPIQAQCEPPDDFVWFDRMQAAGIDSLGMHLEAADPEVRARIMPGKATVSVEYYFEAFAAAVKVFGWGQVNTYLLAGLGDSLETLLVVCDRLIQMGVYPFVVPFVPITGTPLAHYPAPKSEFMFPLYERVGAMLKQAGMSSADIKAGCAKCGACSALSTFEK
- a CDS encoding nuclear transport factor 2 family protein, with the translated sequence MKIKPPLPPFTLETAKAKVQAAEDAWNTRDPQKVALAYTEDSQWRNRAEFFSGREAIAAFLERKWAKELDYRLKKELWSFTDHRLSVRFEYEWHNDSGYWYRAYGNEQWEFAENGLMQRREASINDVPIQESERKFRWERKPSL
- a CDS encoding sll0787 family AIR synthase-like protein is translated as MLLSLAAQLRQSLSLLQKQDIQTASQALSMGPQWTSANVLLGDDCAAIPDREGYLLLAAEGMLPLLVETEPWFAGWSAVMVNISDIAAMGGRAIAVVDTLWSQSTSSTEAIWQGMQAAAQAYNVPIVGGHTNCHSPYNALSVAILGRSQRLISSFKAQPGDLILVATDFRGKSHAKYPFWDAATTADPVQLRENLAILPHIAETGLCNGGKDISNGGIIGTLLMLLETSGCGAVLNLDQVPCPPSLTLERWLVSFPSYGFLLSVRPHNASAVQACFRQQGLVCEVVGEVQPTQHLVLHSSQESTVFWDLSQAPLTGFSPAGVTR
- a CDS encoding MSMEG_0570 family nitrogen starvation response protein; the encoded protein is MPEIRFQIQWPDGSQDTCYSPSLIVKDYFIPNQDYELSDFVARSRTALKIASDRVQIKYGRPCGLALGQLQEIEAKSVYYSDLPQPRVRFIQFIE
- a CDS encoding Nit6803 family nitriliase — its product is MNDSHTIRAAAVQISPVLFSRDGTTEKVLQAIAKAAKEGAQLVVFPETLIPYYPYFSFVQPPVLMGQEHMRLYEEAVSVPGPVVDAVSRAARSYAMVVVLGVNERDHGSLYNTQLIFDADGTLLLKRRKITPTYHERMVWGQGDGSGLRVVETAVGKLGALACWEHYNPLARFALMAQHEQIHCAQFPGSLVGQIFADQIEVTIRHHALESGCFVVNATGWLSPEQVSQITADEKLQRVLSGGCNTAIIGPEGNHLCPPITKGEGMAIADLNFSLITKRKRMMDCVGHYSRPELLQLQVNLEAQTVMAESPDSSFPATEAPLDSSLQPTP